The window CGGTGATCGCCGCGCCGACCGTCATGCGGGGGTTCAGCGAGCCGTACGGGTCCTGGAAGATGATCTGCATCTGCCGCCGCATCTCGCGGAGCCCGCTGCTGGAGAGGCCGGTCATGTCCACGCCGTCGTACAGCACGCGGCCGCCGGTCGGCTCGATCAGCCGCAGGATGGCGCGGCCGGTGGTGGTCTTACCGCAGCCCGACTCGCCCACCAGGCCGAGCGTCTGCCCGCGGTAGACGTTGAACGACACGCCGTCGACCGCCTTCACGTAGCCCACGGTCCGCGACAGCACCCCGCGGCGGATCGGGAAGTACACCTGGAGGTCCTTGACCTCCAAGAGCGGCTTGGTCCCCTCGTCGACGGTGGTCGTGTCGGGCGGGTGGTGGCCCTCGGTCCACGGGTGGCCGATCGCCTCGAGCTCGCTCTTGGGACTCAGCAACCGGCCGCGGCCGTGATGCTTGAGTTCGTTCAGCCGCTCCTCGGACAGCTCCTTCTCGATGATCGTGACCTGGCCGCCCACGACCCTGGTCTCCATAAAGTCCTGCACGGTCGGCAGCAGGCGGTACGGCGTTGCGAGTTTGGGGCGGCAGGCCAGCAGGCCCTTGGTGTACGGGTGCTGGGGCGACTCGAAGATCTGCAGCACGGGGCCGTACTCGACCATCTCGCCGCGGTACATGACGAGCACGTCGTCGGCGATCTCGGCGATCACGCCGAGGTCGTGCGTGATGAACAGGATCGCCATGCCGCGGGTGTCGCGGAGGCGGCGGAGGATGTCGAGGATCTGCGCCTGGATCGTGACATCGAGCGCCGTGGTCGGCTCGTCGGCGATCAACAGCGCGGGGTCGCACGAGAGCGCCATCGCGATCATCACCCGCTGCTTCTGCCCGCCGGACATCTGGTGCGGGTAGCTGTCGACGCGGACCTCCGGTTCGGGGATGCCGACCTCGTCGAACAGCTCGATGGTGCGTTTGCGGGCGTCGGCCTTCGACAGCCCTTGGTGCAGGATGATCGCCTCGGCGACTTGGCTGCCAACCGTGAACACTGGATTCAGCGAAGTCATCGGCTCCTGGAAGATCATGCTGATCTCGGCGCCGCGGATCTTCCGCATCTCGGGCTCGGGCAGGCCGACCAGGTCCTGGCCGAGGAACGAGATCTTGCCCGACTCGATCTGGGCGCTCGACGCCAGCAGCTTCATGATCGACAGCGACGTGACCGACTTGCCCGAGCCGCTCTCGCCGACAATGCCGAGCGTGCGGCCCGGCTCGACGCGGAACGAAACGTCGTCCACCGCCCGGACGACCCCCTCGTCGGTGTGGAAGTAGGTGCGGAGATTCTGGATATCAATGACGGCGGACATGGGGGGATCCGGGGTGGTGGGGCTCGGTCGTCGGCGCGGTTGGTTGTAGGAGGCCTCTCCGAGGGCGATTATCGCAAGCAGGGCCCGCGGTCGGAGACCCCTCTCACCGTTTTTCGGGCAGCCGTTAGTGCCCCGCCTGTTGGAGTCTTGGGTCGGTCGCTTCCTGCAGGCCCTCGCCGATCAGGTTGTAGGCCAGCACGGTCAGGAAGATCGCGGCGCCGGGGTACAGGATCAGCCACCAGGTTTCTTGGATTGCTGTACGCCCTGACTGGAGCAGCGTGCCCCAGCTCGGGTTGGGGGGCGAGGCGCCGAAGCCCAGGTAGCTGAGGCCGGCCTCGGTCAGGATGGCCGACGCGATGCCGAACGAGATCGGCACCAAGACCGGCGCCAACGCGTTCCGCAGCACGTGCCGGCTCATGATCCGCACGCGGCCGGCGCCGATCGCCCGGGCGGCGGTTACGAACTCCATCTGCTTGATCTTGAGGAACTCCGCCCGGGTGAGCCGCGCGATGCCGGTCCAGCCGGTGACGCCGATCACGGCCATCAAGTGGAAGTTGCTCACCTTGTCCAGGAGCGCGACCAGCGCCAGGATCAGCACCAGCCCCGGGATGCACATCACGACCTCGATCAGCCGGCTGAGCACGATGTCGACCCAGCCGCCGAGGTAGCCGGCCAGCGCGCCGATGGTGATGCCGATCGCCGCGGCGATGCTCATCGAGATGATGCCGACCGACAGCGCCGTCTGAGAGCCGTGCACCATCGACGCGAACACGTCGAAGCCCTGTTGGTTGACGCCAAACCAGTTCTGGCGGCTCGGCTTGCCGTCAACTCCCGAGGGGTTCTCCTGGTAGTCCTCCCAGCCCTTGGCGTAGCGGTAGGTCCGCTCGCCCTGGTCGTTGGTCTCGCGGACGGCGAAGTCGCGGGTGCGGATGCGGCGGTAGGGGTCCTGGTAGACCAGCGGCCAGACGGCCCAGCTGTTGGGGTCGTTCTCCTGCAGCATGATCGGGTAGCGGTTGAGCACGCGGTCCTTGCGGAAAATCGGGTTCTCCCAGCCGCGTTTGTAGTAGCCCATCACAGGGAAGTAAATGCTCCCCTTGTAGCTGCAGATGATTGGCTTGGTGCCGGCGATAAAGGGCGCGAACAGCGCGACCATCGCCAGCAGCACCACGTACGCCAACGCAATCATTGGCAGCTTGCGTTTGCGGAATTGGCGCCAGGACTCGAGCCAGAAGCCGGGGGATTTCTTGGGTTGGTCCGTCATTCGTGTCGCGGGGCGCCAGTCCGGTCGATGGTCTTATTATTGGTACGTGACGCGGGGGTCGACCACCGCGTACAGCAGGTCGGCCACCAACTGGCCGGCGAGCGTCAGCACGCTGAACATCAGCGTCAGGCCCATGATTGTCGGATAGTCGCGTTGCAGAATCGACTCGAAGAACAGCCGGCCCATGCCGGGCCAGACGAAGATCTGCTCCAGGATGACCGCGCCCGACAGCAGGCCTGGCAGCGTCAGGCCGAGCAGCGTCACGAGAGGGATCAGCGTGTTGCGGAAGGCGTGCTTCCACAGCACCGCGGCGCGGCTGACGCCCTTGGACCGCGCGGTGCGGATGTAGTCCTGGCGGATCACTTCCTGCATGTTCGCCCGGATGAACCGCGAGTAGTAAGCCAGCGACGCGTAGGTGAAGCAGGCGATCGGCATCGCCGCGTGCAGCATGATGTCCCACGCCTTGCCGGCGGTGGAGAGCTGCGCGTAGTTGTCCGAGGTCAGGCCGTACAGCGGCAGCCAGTCGAGCTTCACGTAGAACAACAGCTGCAGGTAAAGCGCGGCTACGAACGAAGGGAGCGAGTACAGCCCGTACAGCAGTGTGCTGACGGTCCGCTCGGCGATGGTCCCGTTCTTGGCGGTCGCCCATAGGCCGAGCGGGATCGACAGCAAGTACGTCAGCAGCAGCGACGTGACCGACAGCAGCAGAGTGGCGGGCGCCCGCTCTCCGATCAACTGTGCGACAGGTTTGTTGTTCCTGGGGATGCTTACTCCCAGGTCTAGATGCACCGCGTCGCCTAGCCACCTCCAGTAGCCGACATACCATGGCTTATCGAGGCCGTATCGCTTCTCTAGAAGGGCGTAGTCCGCATCGGACATCTGCCGGTTCGGGTCCATCATCGCCGGGTCGGTGGTCAGCGGCGTGCCCGGCATGAACCGGATCAGCCCGTACACGACGAATGTGACGAGCCAGAGCGTGAGCACGGCGATGCCGATGCGGCGTATCAGGTAGTTCAGCATAAAGCCAGCGGCGGGCGGCGTGTGGCGTCGGGGGGCAAGGGCGGGGGCGGAGAGCTGGTGAAGTCCCCGGCCCTACGGCGCCGCGTCGGGGACCCA is drawn from Posidoniimonas polymericola and contains these coding sequences:
- a CDS encoding ABC transporter ATP-binding protein, translated to MSAVIDIQNLRTYFHTDEGVVRAVDDVSFRVEPGRTLGIVGESGSGKSVTSLSIMKLLASSAQIESGKISFLGQDLVGLPEPEMRKIRGAEISMIFQEPMTSLNPVFTVGSQVAEAIILHQGLSKADARKRTIELFDEVGIPEPEVRVDSYPHQMSGGQKQRVMIAMALSCDPALLIADEPTTALDVTIQAQILDILRRLRDTRGMAILFITHDLGVIAEIADDVLVMYRGEMVEYGPVLQIFESPQHPYTKGLLACRPKLATPYRLLPTVQDFMETRVVGGQVTIIEKELSEERLNELKHHGRGRLLSPKSELEAIGHPWTEGHHPPDTTTVDEGTKPLLEVKDLQVYFPIRRGVLSRTVGYVKAVDGVSFNVYRGQTLGLVGESGCGKTTTGRAILRLIEPTGGRVLYDGVDMTGLSSSGLREMRRQMQIIFQDPYGSLNPRMTVGAAITEPMNIHKLGSGKADRRDRAATLLEEVGLSADHLRRYPHEFSGGQRQRICIARALAVEPEFIICDESVSALDVSVQAQVLNLLKKLQEDRGLTYIFISHDLSVVKFMADMMAVMMPVSDAEGNKGGKIVEFGPSENIYANPKEAYTQKLISATPKDDIEHVRALVAKREAQRAGAAT
- a CDS encoding ABC transporter permease; the encoded protein is MTDQPKKSPGFWLESWRQFRKRKLPMIALAYVVLLAMVALFAPFIAGTKPIICSYKGSIYFPVMGYYKRGWENPIFRKDRVLNRYPIMLQENDPNSWAVWPLVYQDPYRRIRTRDFAVRETNDQGERTYRYAKGWEDYQENPSGVDGKPSRQNWFGVNQQGFDVFASMVHGSQTALSVGIISMSIAAAIGITIGALAGYLGGWVDIVLSRLIEVVMCIPGLVLILALVALLDKVSNFHLMAVIGVTGWTGIARLTRAEFLKIKQMEFVTAARAIGAGRVRIMSRHVLRNALAPVLVPISFGIASAILTEAGLSYLGFGASPPNPSWGTLLQSGRTAIQETWWLILYPGAAIFLTVLAYNLIGEGLQEATDPRLQQAGH
- a CDS encoding ABC transporter permease, with amino-acid sequence MLNYLIRRIGIAVLTLWLVTFVVYGLIRFMPGTPLTTDPAMMDPNRQMSDADYALLEKRYGLDKPWYVGYWRWLGDAVHLDLGVSIPRNNKPVAQLIGERAPATLLLSVTSLLLTYLLSIPLGLWATAKNGTIAERTVSTLLYGLYSLPSFVAALYLQLLFYVKLDWLPLYGLTSDNYAQLSTAGKAWDIMLHAAMPIACFTYASLAYYSRFIRANMQEVIRQDYIRTARSKGVSRAAVLWKHAFRNTLIPLVTLLGLTLPGLLSGAVILEQIFVWPGMGRLFFESILQRDYPTIMGLTLMFSVLTLAGQLVADLLYAVVDPRVTYQ